In Tissierellales bacterium, one DNA window encodes the following:
- a CDS encoding permease-like cell division protein FtsX, whose amino-acid sequence MKLRSVGVNIRQGLVGLWRNRTMSLASITSLSATLIILGIVLLLIINTNYIASHIQDEFDDVKIFLKDGLSIVQVEAIGEEILGYDEVVDLTYISKTQALENFKEDWGDEASLLEGLESDNPLPDSFILHLKTLRNVEPTVAKIEQIDGIEEVNFFSDVIEKVLN is encoded by the coding sequence ATGAAGCTTAGATCTGTAGGAGTAAATATAAGGCAAGGATTAGTAGGGCTTTGGAGAAACAGGACGATGAGTTTAGCATCGATAACTTCATTATCAGCTACACTTATAATACTAGGAATAGTACTACTGCTTATAATAAATACGAATTATATAGCAAGTCACATACAGGATGAATTTGATGATGTGAAGATATTTCTAAAAGATGGTCTCAGCATTGTTCAAGTTGAGGCGATTGGGGAAGAAATACTAGGATATGATGAAGTTGTAGATTTGACGTATATATCGAAAACACAGGCATTAGAGAATTTTAAAGAAGATTGGGGAGACGAAGCATCGTTACTAGAGGGGTTAGAGAGCGATAATCCACTCCCAGACTCATTTATACTGCATTTGAAGACACTTAGAAATGTAGAACCGACAGTGGCGAAGATAGAGCAGATAGATGGAATAGAAGAAGTAAACTTTTTTAGTGATGTTATAGAAAAGGTATTAAATG